One Aquarana catesbeiana isolate 2022-GZ linkage group LG04, ASM4218655v1, whole genome shotgun sequence genomic region harbors:
- the SCG2 gene encoding secretogranin-2, producing the protein MSSQRNYCLAGCLSSCILVILMSFSDAASFQYYQVPQQDQEYRMKTLQRLPSPDMLKALEYIENLRKQASRTENLPDYTSYQGAPYLSEQKDTQALSTDTAKSPTTDDESEWMRAMLEALMQAEKEAKVSTQEKNNLYMDKNIPPELIEDYDSNKWSEKRPKTGKLSSRLYDDYSRDNPLKRTNEIVEGQYTPQSLATLQSVFQELGKLKGQANNKRDRMEEDQKLYKDDEDDLYKANNIAYEDVAGGEDWNPIEEKVESQTQEELKESKEEVEKTDDMEDEMKRSGLLGLQDEEPEKDTKDQESENLSNLMNTYLNMWMNRMDKGKQNPDRRSLRFSGKELDPEAIYQLIDISRNLQIPPEDLIDMLRDEDGRKFGGRLESEKEVDVPEDLDEVTETMTDKTNVYKNKQGFVRQPTSPILPNIPEGLTVEDMVNLMGADKLQNRFKQNNGLQRPYPMISKIKGHKAIWPKESEKRQIEYESRPEKEEELADYVVKMLAKYPELLGNNQNKKMPIPYSPGDLQELEKQYENALRGYVNMRGYQDLETVSSSNRRLPTRESDDTQNKQYIDEDLLMKVLEYLNQEKAEKARDHSVKRSMENM; encoded by the coding sequence ATGTCATCTCAGAGGAATTACTGTCTTGCAGGATGCTTATCCTCCTGCATTTTGGTCATCCTGATGTCCTTTTCTGATGCTGCATCCTTTCAATATTACCAAGTGCCACAACAGGACCAAGAATACAGAATGAAGACTTTACAAAGGTTGCCAAGCCCAGATATGCTGAAGGCACTGGAGTACATTGAGAACCTCAGAAAGCAAGCAAGCAGAACTGAGAACCTCCCCGACTATACCTCTTACCAAGGGGCACCCTACCTCTCAGAGCAGAAGGACACACAAGCCCTTTCAACAGACACTGCCAAATCTCCAACCACCGATGATGAGTCTGAGTGGATGAGAGCAATGTTGGAAGCCTTGATGCAAGCTGAAAAAGAGGCAAAGGTTTCAACACAAGAGAAAAATAATCTATACATGGACAAGAACATACCCCCTGAGTTAATTGAAGACTATGACTCAAACAAATGGTCTGAGAAGAGACCTAAAACTGGAAAACTTTCTTCCAGGTTATATGATGATTACTCACGGGACAATCCACTGAAGCGCACCAATGAAATTGTGGAAGGGCAGTATACTCCTCAGAGCCTAGCCACCTTACAGTCTGTCTTCCAGGAATTGGGGAAATTAAAAGGCCAAGCAAACAACAAAAGAGATAGAATGGAAGAAGACCAAAAACTTTACAAGGATGATGAAGATGACTTGTATAAAGCCAACAACATTGCTTATGAGGATGTAGCTGGTGGGGAAGATTGGAATCCTATTGAAGAAAAAGTTGAAAGTCAAACTCAAGAAGAGTTAAAGGAGAGTAAAGAAGAGGTTGAAAAGACAGATGATATGGAGGATGAAATGAAGAGATCTGGGTTGTTGGGGTTGCAGGATGAAGAGCCCGAAAAAGACACTAAAGATCAAGAAAGTGAAAATCTATCAAATCTGATGAACACATATCTAAATATGTGGATGAACAGGATGGATAAAGGTAAGCAGAACCCTGATAGGCGCTCATTAAGATTCTCAGGAAAAGAACTTGACCCTGAAGCTATTTATCAGTTGATTGATATATCCAGAAACTTACAAATCCCCCCTGAGGATCTTATTGATATGCTACGGGATGAAGATGGCAGGAAGTTTGGTGGAAGATTAGAATCTGAAAAAGAAGTTGATGTTCCTGAGGACCTTGATGAGGTAACAGAGACTATGACTGATaaaacaaatgtatataaaaacaaGCAAGGCTTTGTAAGGCAACCTACATCCCCAATCCTGCCCAATATCCCTGAAGGCCTTACAGTTGAAGATATGGTGAATCTTATGGGAGCTGATAAGTTACAAAATCGATTTAAGCAAAATAATGGATTGCAAAGACCCTACCCTATGATTAGCAAAATAAAGGGACACAAAGCAATTTGGCCCAAAGAATCTGAAAAGAGGCAAATTGAGTATGAATCAAGGCCTGAGAAGGAGGAGGAACTAGCAGATTATGTAGTAAAGATGCTAGCTAAATACCCAGAGCTTTTAGGTAacaatcaaaacaaaaaaatgccCATTCCTTATTCTCCAGGGGATCTTCAGGAGCTAGAAAAGCAATATGAGAATGCTTTGAGAGGATATGTGAATATGCGTGGTTATCAGGATTTAGAGACAGTTTCCAGCAGTAACCGAAGGCTGCCGACCAGGGAAAGTGATGATACACAGAACAAGCAGTATATAGATGAGGACTTACTTATGAAAGTCTTGGAATATCTGAATCAAGAGAAAGCAGAAAAAGCAAGAGATCACAGTGTTAAAAGATCTATGGAAAATATGTAA